From a single Caloenas nicobarica isolate bCalNic1 chromosome 12, bCalNic1.hap1, whole genome shotgun sequence genomic region:
- the LOC135993678 gene encoding WW domain-binding protein 11-like translates to MGGWMRGLPPLPVAREEGWGERGGWQAAPLGKCMVPAALGPCPAPPPSASPGPPPPPHLGRRSPPAEGQAPALPEPLAPGPEAPLPPLGARTARLPRRRARAGPRPHPPHPARSPSLLSRLGWAPAPPPAAARRTHRTRTRTRTHAEAMRL, encoded by the coding sequence ATGGGCGGATGGATGCGGGGGCTCCCCCCTCTGCCGGTAGCAcgggaggagggctggggagaaCGCGGGGGCTGGCAGGCCGCCCCCCTGGGGAAGTGCATGGtgcctgctgccctggggcCGTGCCCAGCGCCCCCTCCCTCCGCCAGCCCtggccccccgccgcccccgcacCTCGGGCGCCGCTCTCCGCCCGCCGAGGGCCAGGCCCCAGCCCTCCCGGAGCCTCTCGCCCCCGGCCCCGAGGCGCCTCTGCCGCCTCTCGGCGCCCGCACCGCCCGCCTTCCCCGCCGCCGGGCGCGGGCAGGACCCCGGCCGCATCCCCCGCACCCCGCCcgctctccctccctcctctcccgGCTCGGCTGggcccccgcccctcccccggCCGCAGCCCGGCGCACACACCGCACTCGCACCCGCACTCGCACACACGCCGAGGCGATGCGGCTTTAA